The Vicinamibacterales bacterium DNA window GGCCGCGCTTCTAGGTTAACGACTTACTTCATCAGACTGAACGGGCCTTTGCGCTTCTTCTTCTTCGGCGCCGCGGCGATGGGGTCGCCCGTCATCTGCCCCACCATCTTCAGCATCCGCTGCATTTCCACGAACTGCTTGAGCAGCCGGTTGACGTCTTCCACCGTCGTGCCGCTGCCCTTCGCCACGCGCTTGCGGCGGCTCCCATCGAGGATGTCCGCCTGCTTCCGCTCCGCCGGCGTCATCGAGTTGATGATCGCCTCGATGCGCGAGAGCTGCTTCTCGTCCGGCTTCTGGCCGGCCAGTTCCTTCATGCCGCCCATGCCGGGCAGCATGCCCATGATCTTCTCGAGCGGGCCCATCCGCTTCAGCATGCGCAGCTGATCGCGGAAGTCTTCCAGCGTAAATCCGCCCTTGCGGATCTTCGCTTCCAGCTTCTCGGCGTCGCCCCGGTCGATGACCTCTTCGGCCTTCTCGATCAGCGACAGCACGTCGCCCATGCCGAGCATGCGCGACACGAACCGGTCGGCGTGGAACGGCTCGAGGTCTTCGAGCTTCTCGCCGCTGCCGACAAACGCAATCGGCACACCGACCACCGACACCACCGAGAGCGCCGCGCCACCGCGCGCGTCGCCGTCGATCTTCGTCAGGACCACGCCGGTGACGCCGATCTGCGCGTTGAACTCGCCCGCGCTCTTGATCGCGTCCTGCCCGGTCATCGCATCCGCGACGTAGAGCAGGTCGGTCGGCCCCGACACGTCCTTGATCGCGACCAGCTCCTTCATGAGCTCGTCGTCGATGTGCAGCCGGCCCGCCGTGTCGACGATGACCACGTCGTTGCCGACCGCCCTGGCCTCGGCGAGCGCGCTCTTGGCGCGCGACACCGGGTCCATGTTCCCGACCGGGTCGTGCACCCGCACGCCGGCCTGCGCCGCGACGATGGCCAGCTGCTGGATGGCCGCCGGCCGCCGCACGTCGGTCGAGACGACAATCGGGTGGCGCCCCTGCTTCACCAGCCACTTGGCCAGCTTGCCCGTCGTCGTCGTCTTGCCCGAGCCCTGGAGCCCGAGCATCAAAATCACGCGCGGCCGGGCCGACGATTCCGTCAGGCCGCCCTTGGCATCCCCGAACAGGGCGAGCAGTTCATCCCGAACGATCTTGATGACCTGCTGGCTCGGTGTCAGGCTCTTGAGAACCGCCTGATCCATCGCCCGATCGCGCACGCGATCGACGAATGCCTTGACGACCTTGAAGTTGACGTCGGCCTCGAGCAACGCCATCCGGATTTCCCGGAGGACGTTCTCCACCGTCGCCTCGGTGAGACGTGTTTCTCCCTTGATGGACTGGAAGACGTCCTGGAGGCGATTGCTGAGCGCGTCGAACATGGGCCATCACGGCAGAGGCCAACCTCCGCCGCGCAAACCCTTATCCTACATGAACTTCAGAAGAACGGTCAAACCGACGTGAGGCGGTGGCCGAGCTTCTCCTTCTTGACCTTCAGGTACTTGCGGGTCGTGTCGGAGGCCGCAATCTCCAGCGGCAGCGTGGACGACACGGCGAGGCCGTACCCTTGCAGGCCCACGAACTTGCGGGGATTGTTGGTGAGCAGCCTCATGGTCCTGACCCCCAGATTCCTGAGGATCTGGGCGCCAATGCCGTAGTCGCGCTGGTCGGGTTTGAACCCCAGGCGCTCGTTGGCTTCCACCGTGTCGAGACCCTGATCCTGGAGGAAATAGGCCCGAATCTTGTTGGCGAGGCCAATGCCCCGCCCTTCCTGGTTGAGATACAGCAGCACGCCGCGGCCCTCGGCCGCAATGCGCCGCATGGCGGCATCGAGCTGGTCGCCGCAATCACACCGGGCCGAGTGGAAGACATCCCCGGTGAGGCACTTCGAGTGCACGCGGACCAGCACGTCGCGGCCGCTGGTGATGTCGCCGGCGACCAGGGCAATGTGGGTCATGCCGTCGATCAGGCTGTTGTAGGCGTGGATGCGGAAGGGCCCGTATTCGGTCGGCAGCTCCGCTTCCGCGACCTTCTCAACCAGGCCTTCGGTCTGCATCCGGTGCCGGATCAAATCGGCCACGGTGATCATGAGCAGCTTGTGCTTGCGCGCGAACTTCACCAGCTCGGGCACCCGCGCCATGGTGCCGTCGGCCTTGGCGATCTCGCAGATCACGCCGGCCGGCGTCAGCCCCGCCATGCGCGCCAGGTCCACGGCCGCTTCGGTCTGCCCCGCGCGCACCAGCACGCCGCCTTCGCGGGCGCGCAGCGGGAACACGTGGCCGGGACGCGCCAGGTCCGCCGCCTTGGTCGTGGGGTCGATGGCGGCCAGCACGGTGGTGGCGCGGTCGTGGGCCGAAATGCCGGTGGAGGTTCCGCGCTTGGCCTCGATGCCGATGCAGAAGGCGGTCTCGAACTGCGTCGAGTTCATCTGCTGCGGGACCTGCAGCGGGATGCTCAGCTCGTCGAGGCGGGCCGCGGTCATCGGCATGCAGATCAAGCCGCGGCCGTGGGTCATCATGAAGTTGATCACTTCGGGCGTGACGTGCTCGGCGGCGATCGTCAGGTCGCCTTCGTTCTCGCGGTCTTCGTCGTCGACGACAATGACCATCTCGCCGCGACGGATCGCGGCCACCGCCGACTCGACGGCCGCAAACGGCGTCTTCGACCTGGCCCCTTTGGCGATCTTGATCTGTCTCATGATTTCCTGAGTTCCATTGCCCGCACGACGTACTTCCCGATCATGTCGCACTCGAGGTTGACCTTGTCCCCGGCGCGCAGCGACTTCAGCGTGGTGTTCGCCCACGTGTAGGGCACCACCTGGACATCGAACTGGCGTTCGCCCAGTCCGGCCACCGTGAGGCTGATTCCGTCCACCGCGACCGAACCCTTGCGGATGAAGTAGGCCGCCAGCGCCGGCGGAAAGCCGATGGTCAGCCAATGCGATTCGGCCTCCGGACGCGCGTCTTCGATGGTGCCGACGCCGTCCACGTGCCCGAGCACGAAGTGGCCATCCATCCGGCCGTCGAAGCGCAGCGGCCGTTCGAGGTTCACGGCCTGACCGCGCTGCAGGGACCCGAAGGTGGTGACGCGGGCGGTTTCGGGCCCAACGTCGGCCAGCACGTGCTCGCCGTCGATCAGGATCACCGTGAGGCAGACGCCGTTCACGGCCAGGCTGTCGCCCAGTTTCATCTGCGAGGCCAGCGGGGTGTGAATCCGCACGCGATGCCCGTCGCCGGTGCCCTTCACCTCCGACAGCGTGCCGACCGCCTCAACGATGCCCGTAAACATCTGATTCCATCCAAGCGTCCGGCCCGAGTGTCTCAACACGCACTGGTATCAGCTGCGACAATGGGACCGGTATTCCGTCGAAGAACCTGGCGCCCTGCTCACCCAGTATGGTGGGCGCCACAATCACGTGCATGCGATCGACGATGCCGGCCTGCCAGGCGGCCGCGTGCATGGCCCCGCCACCCTCGAGCAGCAGGGTGGAGATGTCCCAGGCCAGCAGGGCGCGCACATCGGTGCGGAGATCCCCGGTGCCGTCCACGACCGTGGCGCCGGCCGCCTCGAGCGCGTGGACGCGATCGCGCTCACGCGCGGCTGCGATTGCCGTCGTCATTATTATGACCGGCCCGGCGTCGAGCGTCGAGAAGAGCCGGGCGGTGGGCGGGGTCCGGAGCCGGCGGTCGAACACGACGCGGGCCAGGGAACGCAACCGAAAGCAGTCCCGTGCAGTCAGGAGCGGATCGTCGGCCAGCACCGTGCCGGACCCGACGGCCACGGCATCGACCGCGCCGCGCAGGCGCTGCGTGCGCCGGTTGGCCTCGCCCGAGGTCAGCGGCGTGCGCACGCCGGGCGCAGCCGCGATCTTCGAGTCCAGGCTCGTGGCCGCCTTCACGATGACCATCGGGCGGCCCTCGGTCTGGACGATGGCGAAGGCGCGATTCAGGCGAGCCGCCTCATTCCCGAGCAGGCCGACGTCCACCTGGATGCCGTGCGCCCGCAACCGCTCAAAGCCCGTGCCGCTGACCAGCGGATTGGGATCCTGCATGGCCGCGACCACGCGGGCCACGCCGGCGTCAATGATCCGGCTCGTGCACGGTCCAGTCCGGCCATGATGGCAGCACGGCTCGAGCGTCACGTAGAGCGACGCGCCGCGCGCGCGCGCGCCGGCCTCTTCCAGCGCGAAGACCTCGGCGTGCGGGTCTCCAGCGCGGGGATGCCGGCCCTGCCCCACCACCACGCCGTCAGCGGTGACCACGACGGCGCCGACCATCGGGTTGGGCGTGGTCACGCCCTCGGCCCGGCGGGCGTGGAACAACGCACGGCGCATGTAGTCCGCGTCGCTCACCATTTCTCTTGGAAGATGGCGTCCACGTACTCGCGCGGCGAGAACGGCAGCAGGTCATCGACCGCCTCCCCGACACCGACGTAGCGAATGGGGAGCTTGAGGTCGTGGGCGATCGCGACGGCGATGCCGCCCTTGGCCGTGCCGTCGAGCTTGGTGAGCACGATGCCGGTGACGCCAGCCACGGCGGTGAACTCGCGCGCCTGCGCCAGGCCGTTCTGGCCGACGGTCGCGTCGAGGATGAGCAGGACCTCGTGCGGCGCGCCGGGGACTTCGCGGCTGGCGACGCGGCGGATCTTGTCGAGCTCGTTCATCAGGTTGGTGCGCGTATGCAGGCGTCCGGCGGTGTCCACCAGCACCACGTCGCGCTGGCGTGCCTTCGCGGCCGTGACGGCGTCGAACACCACGGCGGCCGGATCCGAGCCTTCGCGGGCGCGAACCATGTCCACGCCGGCCCGGTCGGCCCAGATCTGCAGCTGATCCACGGCCGCGGCGCGGAACGTGTCGGCCGCGCAAATCAGCGGCGACAGGCCGTCGCGCTTCATCTGGTTCGCGAGCTTGCCGATGGTGGTGGTCTTGCCGACGCCGTTGACGCCGACAATCAGCACCACGTGCGGCCTGGCGGTGGGCGGCGGCGTCGCCGGCGTCGCTTCGAACACCCGCAGCATTTCCTGCTTCACGAGGTCTCGCAGGCTCTCGCCGCGGCGCTGGCGCCGGCTGACCGCCGATACGATCTCGGTCGTGGCGGCGACGCCGACGTCGGCCATCAACAGCACCTCTTCGAGCGCCTCGGCGGTTTCCACGTCGACGTCGCGCGTGCGCGCGTCCGCGGAATCGGCCCTGCGGACGATGTCTTCGAACTTGCCCACGAGCTGCTGCGTGGTCCGCTGCAGCCCCTGCTTCAACTTGTCAAACAGTCCCATCTACACGTGTTCCAGCTTCTGCTTGCGGCCCATGAGGTTGCGAATGGCATCGCGCGGGTCGGTCCGCCCCGCGAGCACGTCCGACATTTCCTGGGCGATTGGGAGTTCGATGCCGACGCGCGCGCTCAACGCCAGCGCGGCCTCGGTGGTGCGGACGCCCTCGGCCACCATCTTGGTGCGCGCCAGGATGTCGGCGAGCGACTCGCCGCGCGCCAGGGCGATGCCGACCTGCCGATTGCGGCTGAGGTCGCCGGTGCAGGTGAGCACCAGGTCGCCCAGACCGGCGAGGCCGGACAAGGTGTCACGCTGCCCGCCGAGGCACACCGCCAGGCGCGAAATCTCGGCCAGCCCGCGCGTGATCAGCGCCGCCAGCGCGTTGTGCCCGAGGCCGAGCCCTTCCACCACGCCCGCGGCGATGGCGATGACATTCTTCAAGGCGCCGCCGATCTCCACTCCCACGACATCGCTGCTGCCGTAGAGCCGCAGCGCCTGCGAGCGGAAGTGCGCCTGGATCATCTCGACCGCGGCCGACGACTCGCCCGCCGCGACCATCGCCGTCGGCAACTCGCGCGCCAGTTCAATCGCGAAGCTCGGTCCCGACAGCACCACGATGCTGCACCCGGCCGGGAACTCCGCGCGCATCACTTCCGACAGGCGCAGCAAGGACCCTTCTTCAAGGCCCTTGGCGGCGCTCACCAGCGTGCAGCTGTCCGGCACCAGCGCGCTGGCGGCCCGCGCGACGGCGCGCAAGCCGTGCGACGGCACCGCCATCACCACGAACTCCGCGCCGGTGACGGCGTCGGCCAGCACGCTGGTGGGCTGCAACGCCGGCGGCAGCTCGATGCCGGGCAGGTACAGCGCGTTGGTTCGCGTCGCCACCATGTGGTCCGCGAGCGCGGCATCGCGCGCCCACAGGCGCACGTCGTGGCCGGTGTGGGCCAGGTGCACGCCGAGCGCGGTTCCCCAACTTCCCGATCCCAACACCCCGATGGTGTGTGTCATGTTCCTAATGCGCGTTCCGTGCGCGTCCACAAGCGGGCAAGGTTGCCGCGGTGGCGAAAGAGGATGAGGGTCGCCACCACCGTGGTGCCAATGTCAACGGACCGCAGCCCCGGCGTGGACCACTCGATCACCGGCAGGAGCACGGTGGCCACGATCGATCCGAGGGAGACCAGCCGCGTGCGCGCCACGGTGACGCCAAACGCCGCGGCCGCGATTGCGGTGGGCCACGGCGCCAGCACACCAAACACGCCGCTGGCCGTCGCCACGCCCTTGCCGCCCTTGAACCCCAGCCACACCGGATAGATGTGGCCGAT harbors:
- the ffh gene encoding signal recognition particle protein → MFDALSNRLQDVFQSIKGETRLTEATVENVLREIRMALLEADVNFKVVKAFVDRVRDRAMDQAVLKSLTPSQQVIKIVRDELLALFGDAKGGLTESSARPRVILMLGLQGSGKTTTTGKLAKWLVKQGRHPIVVSTDVRRPAAIQQLAIVAAQAGVRVHDPVGNMDPVSRAKSALAEARAVGNDVVIVDTAGRLHIDDELMKELVAIKDVSGPTDLLYVADAMTGQDAIKSAGEFNAQIGVTGVVLTKIDGDARGGAALSVVSVVGVPIAFVGSGEKLEDLEPFHADRFVSRMLGMGDVLSLIEKAEEVIDRGDAEKLEAKIRKGGFTLEDFRDQLRMLKRMGPLEKIMGMLPGMGGMKELAGQKPDEKQLSRIEAIINSMTPAERKQADILDGSRRKRVAKGSGTTVEDVNRLLKQFVEMQRMLKMVGQMTGDPIAAAPKKKKRKGPFSLMK
- a CDS encoding bifunctional 3,4-dihydroxy-2-butanone-4-phosphate synthase/GTP cyclohydrolase II; translated protein: MRQIKIAKGARSKTPFAAVESAVAAIRRGEMVIVVDDEDRENEGDLTIAAEHVTPEVINFMMTHGRGLICMPMTAARLDELSIPLQVPQQMNSTQFETAFCIGIEAKRGTSTGISAHDRATTVLAAIDPTTKAADLARPGHVFPLRAREGGVLVRAGQTEAAVDLARMAGLTPAGVICEIAKADGTMARVPELVKFARKHKLLMITVADLIRHRMQTEGLVEKVAEAELPTEYGPFRIHAYNSLIDGMTHIALVAGDITSGRDVLVRVHSKCLTGDVFHSARCDCGDQLDAAMRRIAAEGRGVLLYLNQEGRGIGLANKIRAYFLQDQGLDTVEANERLGFKPDQRDYGIGAQILRNLGVRTMRLLTNNPRKFVGLQGYGLAVSSTLPLEIAASDTTRKYLKVKKEKLGHRLTSV
- a CDS encoding riboflavin synthase — protein: MFTGIVEAVGTLSEVKGTGDGHRVRIHTPLASQMKLGDSLAVNGVCLTVILIDGEHVLADVGPETARVTTFGSLQRGQAVNLERPLRFDGRMDGHFVLGHVDGVGTIEDARPEAESHWLTIGFPPALAAYFIRKGSVAVDGISLTVAGLGERQFDVQVVPYTWANTTLKSLRAGDKVNLECDMIGKYVVRAMELRKS
- the ribD gene encoding bifunctional diaminohydroxyphosphoribosylaminopyrimidine deaminase/5-amino-6-(5-phosphoribosylamino)uracil reductase RibD, whose translation is MVSDADYMRRALFHARRAEGVTTPNPMVGAVVVTADGVVVGQGRHPRAGDPHAEVFALEEAGARARGASLYVTLEPCCHHGRTGPCTSRIIDAGVARVVAAMQDPNPLVSGTGFERLRAHGIQVDVGLLGNEAARLNRAFAIVQTEGRPMVIVKAATSLDSKIAAAPGVRTPLTSGEANRRTQRLRGAVDAVAVGSGTVLADDPLLTARDCFRLRSLARVVFDRRLRTPPTARLFSTLDAGPVIIMTTAIAAARERDRVHALEAAGATVVDGTGDLRTDVRALLAWDISTLLLEGGGAMHAAAWQAGIVDRMHVIVAPTILGEQGARFFDGIPVPLSQLIPVRVETLGPDAWMESDVYGHR
- the ftsY gene encoding signal recognition particle-docking protein FtsY; the encoded protein is MGLFDKLKQGLQRTTQQLVGKFEDIVRRADSADARTRDVDVETAEALEEVLLMADVGVAATTEIVSAVSRRQRRGESLRDLVKQEMLRVFEATPATPPPTARPHVVLIVGVNGVGKTTTIGKLANQMKRDGLSPLICAADTFRAAAVDQLQIWADRAGVDMVRAREGSDPAAVVFDAVTAAKARQRDVVLVDTAGRLHTRTNLMNELDKIRRVASREVPGAPHEVLLILDATVGQNGLAQAREFTAVAGVTGIVLTKLDGTAKGGIAVAIAHDLKLPIRYVGVGEAVDDLLPFSPREYVDAIFQEKW
- a CDS encoding NAD(P)H-dependent glycerol-3-phosphate dehydrogenase, whose translation is MTHTIGVLGSGSWGTALGVHLAHTGHDVRLWARDAALADHMVATRTNALYLPGIELPPALQPTSVLADAVTGAEFVVMAVPSHGLRAVARAASALVPDSCTLVSAAKGLEEGSLLRLSEVMRAEFPAGCSIVVLSGPSFAIELARELPTAMVAAGESSAAVEMIQAHFRSQALRLYGSSDVVGVEIGGALKNVIAIAAGVVEGLGLGHNALAALITRGLAEISRLAVCLGGQRDTLSGLAGLGDLVLTCTGDLSRNRQVGIALARGESLADILARTKMVAEGVRTTEAALALSARVGIELPIAQEMSDVLAGRTDPRDAIRNLMGRKQKLEHV
- the plsY gene encoding glycerol-3-phosphate 1-O-acyltransferase PlsY — encoded protein: MELLPAILIGYAVGSLPIGYLLAHRARGVDLRRVGSGNVGATNVYRTGGLAMAVAVMLADMGKGAAAVLLAGDGTAAVAAGVAAVIGHIYPVWLGFKGGKGVATASGVFGVLAPWPTAIAAAAFGVTVARTRLVSLGSIVATVLLPVIEWSTPGLRSVDIGTTVVATLILFRHRGNLARLWTRTERALGT